CGCCGAAGCCGGGCAGCTCGCGCTCGAACAGTGCCGAGGTTGCCTCGGGCGAGACGTCGTCGGCGGTGACGCCCGTCCCGCCGGTGGTGACGACGACGTCGACGTCCCGGCGGGCGACCAGGCTCCGGACCGCCGTCCGGATCGTTGCGTAGTCGTCGCGGACGAGTTCGCGCACGCGGACTTCGTGGCTCTCGGCCTCGAAGCATGCCTGGATCGTGTCGCCGCCGGGGTCGTCGGGGTCTTCCTCGCCGGCGCGCGAGGTCGAGACCGTCACGATCGCGACGTACAGCGGGTCGATGACGTCGTGGCCGTGGTCGTCGGTCGTTCGCCTGTCGGCTGCGTCGTCAGTGGCCATGTGGGTGTGTGATAGTCGAGAGGCGAAATAACCTCGCCTCACAGAACCCTGGCGACGATCTGAGTCATCCAGCGTTCGAATCCGGCTCCGAAGACTCGAGTTCGACCTGCCCGTCGTCGATCGCTCGAGGCCGATTCGCCGTCGTCAATCGCTCGAGTTCGACTCCACCGACTCTCGCGTCGAAACTATCATCGTCTCGCCCATCGCCGTCGGCGTCGGGTTCTCGAACGTCGACGGGTCGGCCGCGAGTTCCTCGTCGGTAACGAGACTGTCGTCGAGGCGGGCCGTCAGCGCCTCACGGTCGAGGCTTCGGCCGATGAGCGCGAGGCGGATCTCTCGGTCGCCGTGGTCGTCGTCCCAGGGGAGGTCCGGCTGGCCCTTCCGGTAGGTCTCCTGTTGTTGCTCGGAGAAGCTGGCGATCCAGCGGCCGGTGACCTCGAGGCTGGTCTCGGTGCCGGCGGTACTCATCGTGATGGCCTGGCGGTCACGACCGGCGATCCAGCACAGCCCCTTCGCGCGGACGAGTTCGGGCGGCAGGTCGGCGAGCAACTCGAGGAAGCGTTCGGGATGAAACGGCCGGACTCGGTGGTAGGTGTCGACCTCGATACCGTACTGCTCCGGCGGATGTGCGTGGTCGTGGCCGTGACCGTGGTCGTGGCCACTGTCCCCGTGGTCGTGGTCGTGATCGTTGTGACGATCGTCCGACCCATGGTCGTGCTCGTCCACGTCCGCGGCCGCCTCGACCGCCTGCTTCCAGCCCGCCGACTCACGGGCGGCCGTGAGGTCGAACCGGCCGGTCTCGAGCAGCGTCTCCGGCGCCACCTCGCCGTACTCGGTCGTCACGATTTCTGCACCTGGCTGGAGGGTTTCGAGCAGCGCCACCACGCGCTCGCGTTCGGCGTCGCTCACGAGGTCGCACTTGTTGAGCACGAGGAGGTCGCAGAACTCGACTTGCTCGAGCCAGAGGTCGGCGAGCGGCTTCGCCCCGTCCTCGTCGGGACCCTGCCGAACGGGCTCGCCGTCGCCGTCGGCGAAGGCGTCGTGGAACCGGCGGGCGTCGACGACGGTGACGATCGTGTCGAGGTCGTAGGGCCCCCCGGCTGGGCCGCGGACGAACTGGTGGGCGATCGGTTCGGGCTCGCTCACACCCGAGGCCTCGACGACGAGCGCGTCGAAGTCGTACGCCTTCCAGAGGCGGACGACCGATCGGGAGAGTTCGCCCCCGAGGCTGCAGCAGATGCAGCCGTTCTCGAGGGCGAGCACCTCTTCGCCTTCCTCGAGGCTGGTGCGCGCTTCGACGAGGTCGGCGTCGACGTTCACCTCGCCGACGTCGTTGACGACGACGGCGACGTCGCGATCGTCGGCCTCGAGCAGGGTCGTGAGCAGGGTCGTCTTCCCCGCGCCGAGGCCACCACAGAGGACGGTGACGGGAACTGCCATTACTCGTTCGAGAGCGCGAGTTCACGTCGGTCTTGCGGTTCGAACGGATCGGGATAGCGCTCCCAGTCGTCGGCCAGCTCGGCGTCGGTGAGCAGACAGTCGTCCAGCCGGTCGATCAGCGCGTCGGCGTCGAACTCACGGCCGATGAACACCAGCCGGGTCAGCCGGTCACCCCACTCCTCGTCCCAGTCTTCCTCGAGGCCGGGCCGGACGGCGAAGTACTGCTCGCGCGTGGCCTCGGGCAGGGTCGCGAGCCACTCCCCTGCGGGCCCCGCTCGAACCGACGTCCCCGCCTTGTCGAGTCCCATCGCGACGTCTTCTCGGCCGGCGCTCCAGAAGAAGCCCTTCGCGCGGATCAGCTCGTCGGGAAGGTGAGGGAGGAGCGAGGCGATTCGCTCGGGGTGGAACGGCCGATCGCGTTCGTAGACGAACGACGTCACGCCGTGTTCTTCCAGCGGGTCGTGGTGGTGGTCGTGCTGGAGTTCGTGCTTCCAGCCCGCCGACTGTCTGGCCGTCGCGAAGTCGAACCTGCCCGTTCCCAGAATCTCTCCGGGATCGACGTCACCGAACTCCGTCCGGACGAGCGTCGCCTGTGGCTGCAGTCGCTCGAGGACGGCCTCGATCTCCTCGAGGGCGTCGTCGGGGACGAGGTCGCACTTGTTGAGCACGAGAACGTCGCAGAACTCGATCTGGTCTACGAGCACTTCCTCGGGGACGCGCCCGGCCTCGGCCGTCAGTTGGCCGCTCGTCAGCGCCCCACCGGCGTCGAATGACTCCCAAAAGCTGAACGCGTCGACCACGGTTACCATCGTGTCGAGTTCGTACGTCCCCGTGGGGTCGAAGTCCGCGTCCTCGAACCCGAGCGTGAACGTCTGGGCGACGGGGATCGGTTCTGAGATCCCCGACGATTCGACCAGCAGGTACTCGAACTCCCGTCGCTCGGCGAGTCGGCCCACTTCCTCGAGCATGTCCCCGCGCAGCCGACAGCAGATGCAGCCGTTCGAGAGCTCGACGATCTCCTCGTCGCCGTCGAGGTCGGTCTGCTGGGCGACGTGTTCGGCGTCGACGTTCACCTCGCCCATGTCGTTGACCACGACCGCCACCTCGAGGCCGTGGTCTGCGGTCAGCACGTGATTCAGCACGGTCGTCTTGCCGGCGCCGAGGCTGCCGCTCAGGACGGTCACCGGGATGGCGTCGTCGCTCATTAGACGATCGATGATATGATCTGAGACTACTTCAATACTAGTTATTACATAATCAAAGTACTATGAATAACAACTTATACTATTTTGGCTACGGGAGGTAGCATATGCCCGTCGTCAGCGTCTCGATGCCGGCCGACTTGATCGAACGACTCGACGAGTTCGCCGACGAACACGGCTACACCGGACGGAGCGAGGTCGTCCGCGAGGGAGCACGGATCCTGCTCGAGGAGTTCGAGGACGAGCGACTCGAGGATCGCCCGCTCGCAGGGGTCGTAAGCGTTCGCTACAGCTACGGGACCAACGGCGTCGAGCGTCGGGTCACTCGGTTGCGCCACGAACACGAAGCGCAACTCACCTCGAACGTCCACAGCCACGTCGGCGACTCCTGTCTGGAACTGTTCGTCCTCGAGGGATCACTCGAGGACGTCTCGGCGTTCGTCGGTCGGGCCCGATCGATCGAGGACGTCGCGTCCGTCGAGTACACGGTGATTCCGCTGGACACCGTGGAGGGGGACGCGGACGGCTGAGCTCCGGCTCGAATCGCCGACGTTCGATCGCGAACAGGTGTGCAACGACGGTCACGCTCTACAGCAACCGTTGAAAGTTCAACGAATACTATAGTTCGAACCGGCGACCGCGTCGAGTCGGCGGCGCTCGAGCGTCGCCGCGATCCGCTCGGCCGCCCGTCGCGCCCCGGCGACGTTCCCGGCGAGCGGGCCCACCGTCCCGGCCGCGAGCGCGCCGGTGACGAACACGCTCGAGGGGTCGCCGTCGACTCGTCGCCAGGCGAGCGTCCGATCCTCGAGGACGGGCATTCCGCGGTAGCCGCGCTCGAGGCCGAGCTCGTCGGCGACTCGCTCGACGAACGGGTGGTCGAAGACGGGGGCGAAACCGGTGGCGAGGACGACGCGGTCGGTCTCGAGACAGCCGCCGTCGGCGAGGACCAGCCGCACACTGTCGTCGACCGCGCGGGCCGACTCGACCTCGCCGCGTCTGACCGTGAGGCGGCCGGCGTCGACGGCCGCTTCGATCCGGTCGTGGACGTACGGCGGGACGGTGGCGTCGTTGCGGGCGTCCCTGACGACGCGGAGGCGGGCCTGCGAACCCGGTGGGTGGACGTGGAGGTGGCTCGCGACGTGGTTCCAGTTGATCCAGCGCGGATCGGCCTCGGTGATCTCTCGTTCGAAGGGGTGACGCGCCAGCAACGTCACCGACTCGCGCTCGGCCAGGCAGGTGGCGAGCTGGCCCGCCGTGATCCCGCCCCCGACGACGACCGTCTCCGCGGCGGGTTCGTCGGGGTCGAAGCCGTCCCAGACGTGGTCGATCCCCTCGACGCTCTCGGCCCACGCGGGCACGCGATAGCGGCCGCCGTGGCCGATTGCGAGGGCACAGTGGCGCGCCCGGATCGGCCCCTCGTCGGTCTCGAGGACGAGTCCACCGTCCGCTCTCTCTCGGATCGTCTCGACGGCGGCTCGCCGGTGGAGTTCGTCGAGCCCGTTGCCGTCGATCACGTAGTCGGCGTAGTCGAGAAAGAGCGACAGCGACGGCCGTCGGGGATAGCCCGGCGTCGGTCGGAGTTCGTCCTCGCGGTCGCGGGCCTCCGCGAAACTCTCGAGTCCGAACGGCTCGGTGCCGACGTGGTGGACGAACGTCGATCGCAGTTCGTCCATCTCACACGCCCGAGCCTTGCGTCGAAACGACTCGAGTAGCCGGTCGTGCGGGTCGACGATCGCGATCTCATCGCGGTCGAGCCCCCCGTCCTCGAGCAGTCGCTGGCTCAGGTACGTCCCGTGGATCCCGCCGCCGACGATGGCACACGCAAGCGGCGTGGATCGATCGTTCGGGGTCATTGGATCGGCAGCCGGACTCGGTTGATCGATGTCCGGCGATACGAGAATCGACATCGCCGATAATAAAGGCTGTGAAGACAACAGCAAGAATTATTAATTTGGACGGGCTTCGAGTAGTCGATGAGTGATTACTCGACACCGGTCACCGTCCTCAGTGGGACGCTGGGTGCCGGCAAGACGACCGTGCTCAACCACGTCCTGGCCGAGAGCGGCGATCGCGACCTCGCCGTGCTCGTCAACGACATGGGCGAGGTGAACGTCGACGCCGACCTCGTCGCCGAATCCTCCGACATCACAGAAGACGAAGAGGAGCTGATCGAGCTCTCGAACGGCTGTATCTGCTGTGAGCTCCGTGGTGACTTACTCGACGCCATCGCCGAACTCACCCACGAGCGCCAGTTCGACGCGATCGTCGTCGAGTCGACGGGCGTCGCCGAACCGCTCCCCGTCGCCCAGACGCTCACGCTCGGCTTCGACCAGTCGGACCTCGACCCCACCGAGTTCTACGAGGAGACCGGCGTCGAACCGCTCGAGCACTGCCACCTCGACACCACTGTCACGGTCGTCGACGCCCACCAGTTCCAGCGGGCGATGGAGGCCGAGGAGGTCCTCGACGACGACGGCACGAAAAAACACCTCGGCGACCTCTTGATCGAGCAGGTCGAGTTCTGTGACGTCCTCGTGCTCAACAAGTGTGACCTCGTCGACGAGGAGACGCTCGCGGAGGTCGAGGA
This portion of the Natronobeatus ordinarius genome encodes:
- a CDS encoding MogA/MoaB family molybdenum cofactor biosynthesis protein — protein: MATDDAADRRTTDDHGHDVIDPLYVAIVTVSTSRAGEEDPDDPGGDTIQACFEAESHEVRVRELVRDDYATIRTAVRSLVARRDVDVVVTTGGTGVTADDVSPEATSALFERELPGFGELFRSLSWDEVGTRAMASRATAGIAADTPVFCLPGSKNACRTACEKLIVPEAPHLAGLATAHRVDATDQSLAEYGTDE
- a CDS encoding CobW family GTP-binding protein is translated as MAVPVTVLCGGLGAGKTTLLTTLLEADDRDVAVVVNDVGEVNVDADLVEARTSLEEGEEVLALENGCICCSLGGELSRSVVRLWKAYDFDALVVEASGVSEPEPIAHQFVRGPAGGPYDLDTIVTVVDARRFHDAFADGDGEPVRQGPDEDGAKPLADLWLEQVEFCDLLVLNKCDLVSDAERERVVALLETLQPGAEIVTTEYGEVAPETLLETGRFDLTAARESAGWKQAVEAAADVDEHDHGSDDRHNDHDHDHGDSGHDHGHGHDHAHPPEQYGIEVDTYHRVRPFHPERFLELLADLPPELVRAKGLCWIAGRDRQAITMSTAGTETSLEVTGRWIASFSEQQQETYRKGQPDLPWDDDHGDREIRLALIGRSLDREALTARLDDSLVTDEELAADPSTFENPTPTAMGETMIVSTRESVESNSSD
- a CDS encoding GTP-binding protein, which encodes MSDDAIPVTVLSGSLGAGKTTVLNHVLTADHGLEVAVVVNDMGEVNVDAEHVAQQTDLDGDEEIVELSNGCICCRLRGDMLEEVGRLAERREFEYLLVESSGISEPIPVAQTFTLGFEDADFDPTGTYELDTMVTVVDAFSFWESFDAGGALTSGQLTAEAGRVPEEVLVDQIEFCDVLVLNKCDLVPDDALEEIEAVLERLQPQATLVRTEFGDVDPGEILGTGRFDFATARQSAGWKHELQHDHHHDPLEEHGVTSFVYERDRPFHPERIASLLPHLPDELIRAKGFFWSAGREDVAMGLDKAGTSVRAGPAGEWLATLPEATREQYFAVRPGLEEDWDEEWGDRLTRLVFIGREFDADALIDRLDDCLLTDAELADDWERYPDPFEPQDRRELALSNE
- a CDS encoding CopG family ribbon-helix-helix protein gives rise to the protein MPVVSVSMPADLIERLDEFADEHGYTGRSEVVREGARILLEEFEDERLEDRPLAGVVSVRYSYGTNGVERRVTRLRHEHEAQLTSNVHSHVGDSCLELFVLEGSLEDVSAFVGRARSIEDVASVEYTVIPLDTVEGDADG
- a CDS encoding FAD/NAD(P)-binding protein, which gives rise to MTPNDRSTPLACAIVGGGIHGTYLSQRLLEDGGLDRDEIAIVDPHDRLLESFRRKARACEMDELRSTFVHHVGTEPFGLESFAEARDREDELRPTPGYPRRPSLSLFLDYADYVIDGNGLDELHRRAAVETIRERADGGLVLETDEGPIRARHCALAIGHGGRYRVPAWAESVEGIDHVWDGFDPDEPAAETVVVGGGITAGQLATCLAERESVTLLARHPFEREITEADPRWINWNHVASHLHVHPPGSQARLRVVRDARNDATVPPYVHDRIEAAVDAGRLTVRRGEVESARAVDDSVRLVLADGGCLETDRVVLATGFAPVFDHPFVERVADELGLERGYRGMPVLEDRTLAWRRVDGDPSSVFVTGALAAGTVGPLAGNVAGARRAAERIAATLERRRLDAVAGSNYSIR